The DNA region TCAAACTCGGTTGGGTTTAAGTGTACTTGTTCTTTATGATCGTAAGAGTGATTTCCAATTTCATGACCATCCTTAACTAAAGTATTAATATCTTCCCAAGTCATAATTTCAGTTAATGGTACTCCTAAACGCTCTGTACAAACTTTATTATGAAAACTTATATCTCTATTCTCTATAGTTTGAGGATTTATAAAAAAACAACAGCTTATGTTATATTTTTTAAAAATCTTTGAAGCAACTAAGTTGCTTTTTAATCCATCATCACTGCTAAAACAAATATAATAATCATCTATTTTATTGTTTAAGATCTTTTCTACAGCATCACTATAACTTATAACCTTAAAATTATTTGATATGTATTTAATTATTTTTTCGGCATTTTTTACTTCATCATCATAGATATAATGAAAGTACAAAAATTGTATTCCTTTAAAATCTTTTTTTACGCTACTATTTAACGATAGTAACTTTAATACAAAATCTCTAATATTTGTTTTAAGGTAATTTCCTCGCCATTTTAATACATTTTTATAAGTTGTAGTATATGTCATTTTACCAAGGAGTTTTAGGTATTAAAGTTTTTATTTTTAGAATTTCTTGTTGGTAATCCTCATGTAATTTTTTAATTATATCTTGATCTACATGGTCTGTACTTATTTTGGTCGTATTTATTTTTTTATATAATGGGCTTAATATGTTTTTTAAGTACTGACCTATCTTTACACCTAATTTTCCTTTATTTAAAAACTTTATATAAAAGGATCTAAAACCATTATAAGTTTTATTTAGAAGCTTACTTTTGGTTTTAACTGTTTTATTAAAGTGCGAAAAGTTATAGTTATTATAAAATTGTTTTTCAATATTAAGATTATCACTTAACTCTAGCATGAAATCTTGCGGATTAGAGGTTAAATCTTCATAGAAACAAATAATAATGTCTTCTCTTTTAAAGGCATCAAAAATTGTCTTTAAATAGTTTGAATAAAATCCTGTTTTATAAGCCATTAAACTAGGATTACTATCACCTAAATATTCTTTAGATTTTTTATAATAATCCTTAAAAGTAATATTTTGATCTATGGAGCCTTGTTGTTTTCCAAAGTTGTACCAAGATTTAAACCTTGATACTGGATGTCTTAGTATAAGTACAATTTTGGTATCATAAAGATTGGAAAAACTTTGTAATCTATATATTGTTTCTGGATAATACATATAATCAGGAGTTGCTTCTAGATTATATTTTTCTTGATTGTTAGAATTAAAATAGTTTTTATAATCTTTAAAATCTTTTGTATAACTATATGTAGAATGTAAACCTAAACTATCTTGTGTGTCTTGATTTAAAAAATAGTTTGTTTGCTTTATATGTGAACCACAAATTTTAGGGTGATCGGCTAAGTAATTAAATACAGATGTAGTTGCTGCTTTACTTGTACCTGCTAAAATAATATATTTGGTTGTTATGGACATTTTTATTAAAGTTTATCTATCCAACTTCTATCTTTTTCGTAACCCAAATCTATTAGGTTTTGTCCAGCATACTTATCAAACATAATAGCTGCTTCTTTAGTAAAATGGTTTTTCCAATCTCCAGATACGCCTTTTCTTAGAAAACTATTTTTATCTTCTTCACCTGGTTTTCGTTTTGTTTGATTTTTAAAATTATAAGCGTTTACTGTATCTTCTAATTTATTGTTGTCTATAGAGGTTTCTCCTAAAAAAATTAACGCTTTTTCTAACTCTAATGCTGTATTTGTTAACATGTCTTCGTATCTAACAATACATATTTTGTCTTTATGTCTATAATAATCCTCGTTTAATTGAGACCAACTAAATTTATTAAAACCTTTTAAGTAATCTGTGTATAGATATTCTATAAACAAAGGTAAATTTTGCTTAATATTATCATAATCCTCAAAAGGCAACTTATCTCTATTTTTCTTTGTTACATTTGGATTAATTCTAGAGTTTCCTATTACATAATGAAAATAATAAGATACCATAATATCTCTTCCGTCTCTTACTACATATACAATCTTGTTGAAAGAATCACTGTATTTATAATGTCCATGTATAACGGCGTGTTTAAATTTAGGAACTACATT from Mesoflavibacter profundi includes:
- a CDS encoding polysaccharide deacetylase family protein, yielding MTYTTTYKNVLKWRGNYLKTNIRDFVLKLLSLNSSVKKDFKGIQFLYFHYIYDDEVKNAEKIIKYISNNFKVISYSDAVEKILNNKIDDYYICFSSDDGLKSNLVASKIFKKYNISCCFFINPQTIENRDISFHNKVCTERLGVPLTEIMTWEDINTLVKDGHEIGNHSYDHKEQVHLNPTEFEEDLTLSTKMLEEKGLTIKHYAYPRGQFKFFKESYLNQVYKFGYKSCATAVRGCHISQSNGLKSTNIALRRDVVVFKEPLNFVKYFLSKAQKQATQNNTYWINNL
- a CDS encoding sulfotransferase domain-containing protein; protein product: MSITTKYIILAGTSKAATTSVFNYLADHPKICGSHIKQTNYFLNQDTQDSLGLHSTYSYTKDFKDYKNYFNSNNQEKYNLEATPDYMYYPETIYRLQSFSNLYDTKIVLILRHPVSRFKSWYNFGKQQGSIDQNITFKDYYKKSKEYLGDSNPSLMAYKTGFYSNYLKTIFDAFKREDIIICFYEDLTSNPQDFMLELSDNLNIEKQFYNNYNFSHFNKTVKTKSKLLNKTYNGFRSFYIKFLNKGKLGVKIGQYLKNILSPLYKKINTTKISTDHVDQDIIKKLHEDYQQEILKIKTLIPKTPW
- a CDS encoding sulfotransferase domain-containing protein, yielding MNFVERKYNSLVRYVYWHYFSKKLNLFQIVEYPKSGGTWMTQLISKYLDTYYPRNVVPKFKHAVIHGHYKYSDSFNKIVYVVRDGRDIMVSYYFHYVIGNSRINPNVTKKNRDKLPFEDYDNIKQNLPLFIEYLYTDYLKGFNKFSWSQLNEDYYRHKDKICIVRYEDMLTNTALELEKALIFLGETSIDNNKLEDTVNAYNFKNQTKRKPGEEDKNSFLRKGVSGDWKNHFTKEAAIMFDKYAGQNLIDLGYEKDRSWIDKL